Proteins from one Arthrobacter sp. Soc17.1.1.1 genomic window:
- a CDS encoding TetR family transcriptional regulator has product MGNSDATRKRILEAATAEFAGRGIAGARIDRIATAARANKAQLYAYFGNKEQLFSAVLRDQLRAIVDAVPIDGEDLPGYAVRLYDDYLAHPLIVKLAVWTRLERAPSGGLGPEIGTLDGPKFEAIAAAQARGLVDPAIPPAHLFSLVIALSMTWSPVSTTIAASPDDDEAQHEERRRLIRLAVQRLITP; this is encoded by the coding sequence ATGGGCAACAGCGACGCGACCAGGAAGCGGATCCTCGAGGCGGCCACCGCGGAGTTCGCCGGACGCGGGATCGCCGGCGCGCGGATCGACCGCATCGCCACGGCCGCCCGCGCCAATAAGGCCCAGCTCTACGCCTACTTCGGCAACAAGGAGCAGCTCTTCAGCGCCGTGCTCCGCGACCAGCTGCGCGCCATCGTCGACGCCGTACCGATCGACGGGGAGGACCTCCCCGGGTACGCCGTGCGCCTGTACGACGACTACCTCGCGCATCCGCTCATCGTGAAGCTGGCGGTGTGGACGCGGCTGGAGCGCGCGCCCTCCGGCGGGCTCGGCCCCGAGATCGGCACTCTCGACGGACCGAAGTTCGAGGCGATCGCGGCGGCCCAGGCCCGGGGGCTCGTGGACCCGGCCATCCCCCCGGCCCACCTGTTCTCGCTGGTGATCGCCCTGTCGATGACGTGGTCCCCCGTCAGCACCACCATCGCCGCCTCCCCCGACGACGACGAGGCACAGCACGAGGAGCGGCGCCGGCTGATCCGCCTCGCCGTGCAGCGCCTGATCACGCCCTGA
- a CDS encoding putative glycoside hydrolase yields the protein MTGVGAWIRYGDPLLPGQLAFAAEHYRVAILQPWELQAAGELKRLRPDMTVLCYKCLSSTRSYEPGPVYTSGVSYREADTDGAWFATRLDGTRIEWERYPGHWQMRVWDPAYQRRWVDNVVEELRDSPFDGIMADNDVFDDYYGLRLPIEGATEMAELRAALGDLVHAAGTALNAVGKIVVPNIAESRREPGRWEAHAAFGGGFEEVWLGFSPVDLFDPVTAEAQLAQAAGPGLSILRVPTDGDDRHPNFTYGLSAFWIFGEGRGAYSATAHDDYSRLQHAPELDWQLGAPRTAPQGGRHAWWREFDGGFAAVNFNRDGRRRRRVRVPAGMVDAEGRPAPSSVVLQPQRGILFRRPAS from the coding sequence ATGACGGGGGTCGGTGCCTGGATCCGCTACGGCGACCCCCTGCTCCCGGGACAGCTCGCGTTCGCGGCGGAGCACTACCGGGTGGCCATCCTCCAGCCGTGGGAGCTGCAGGCCGCCGGGGAGCTGAAGCGCCTCCGGCCGGACATGACGGTGCTCTGCTACAAGTGCCTGTCCTCGACACGGAGCTACGAGCCCGGGCCGGTCTACACCTCCGGCGTCTCATACCGGGAGGCGGACACCGACGGCGCCTGGTTCGCCACGCGCCTGGACGGCACCCGGATCGAGTGGGAGCGCTACCCGGGGCACTGGCAGATGCGGGTGTGGGACCCCGCCTACCAGCGCCGCTGGGTGGACAACGTCGTCGAGGAACTGCGGGACTCTCCGTTCGACGGCATCATGGCGGACAACGACGTGTTCGACGACTACTACGGTCTGCGGCTGCCCATCGAGGGGGCCACGGAGATGGCGGAGCTGCGGGCGGCCCTCGGTGACCTCGTGCATGCGGCAGGGACGGCGCTCAACGCCGTCGGCAAGATCGTCGTACCGAACATCGCCGAGTCGCGCCGCGAACCGGGCCGGTGGGAGGCGCACGCCGCCTTCGGCGGAGGCTTCGAGGAGGTCTGGCTGGGATTCAGCCCTGTGGACCTGTTCGACCCGGTCACGGCTGAGGCGCAGCTCGCGCAGGCCGCGGGGCCGGGGCTGTCCATCCTGCGCGTCCCCACCGACGGCGACGACCGGCACCCCAACTTCACCTACGGGCTCTCGGCGTTCTGGATCTTCGGGGAGGGCCGCGGTGCCTACAGCGCCACGGCGCACGACGACTACAGCCGGCTCCAGCACGCCCCCGAACTCGACTGGCAGCTCGGCGCCCCGCGGACCGCACCCCAGGGCGGCAGGCACGCCTGGTGGCGGGAGTTCGACGGCGGGTTCGCCGCCGTGAACTTCAACCGGGACGGCAGGCGGCGCCGCAGGGTGCGGGTACCGGCCGGCATGGTGGACGCGGAGGGCCGGCCCGCGCCGTCGTCGGTGGTCCTGCAGCCGCAGCGCGGCATCCTGTTCCGCCGCCCGGCCTCCTGA
- the pelF gene encoding GT4 family glycosyltransferase PelF — MYVFKTPKARRAALAQSPAVVHPAQAAAQASYADVDVAIVMESTYPYLKGGVSAVVHDIVTHNPDLTYGIIHITWDSSSPQEDLYGMPENVVWVRPVYLSMQEHRHDFMAVSSKDLGMSPAERSALANRLFDALYALSERREVEPLWQLIDEGFNERTRAYPLWALLGSKEFMEALSVRMPQLDLSLADSFWTLRNFLSLAFAILGETMPKARVYHAHTTGYASLLGAAAARDHDTSFLLTEHNLYVRDTVNTLLDRNMALSITSEDYRTFDVTPDQRAWMAWWTEMGHFCYPSATLITYLYPTAITEAARLGTDIDKAVVVPNAMVIEEFDDKYRSRRAAQEMLERHGDNHTWRLVYIARVVPIKGLLDLLSSIDTLRRHGFPNLHLDVLGPTEHVPEYYEACLAKIESLGLHDHVTVHGTVNVRDMLDQFDLLVLPSYNEGQPIVVLEAMAAGIPTVGTDVGGMRQLIGDELNTRDGRTVGPCGELVLAGDVDAMADRIRAVIGDLDLYRTYAENARVRVQEFFQMHEIMSSYNEIYRTVGDITDLGALTTTGLGDFVRTGS, encoded by the coding sequence ATGTACGTGTTCAAGACCCCGAAAGCCCGCCGCGCCGCACTCGCGCAGTCCCCGGCCGTCGTCCATCCGGCCCAGGCCGCCGCGCAGGCCTCCTACGCGGACGTCGACGTCGCCATCGTCATGGAGTCCACCTACCCGTACCTCAAGGGCGGCGTCTCGGCCGTGGTGCACGACATCGTGACGCACAACCCGGACCTCACCTACGGCATCATCCACATCACCTGGGACTCCTCCTCGCCGCAGGAGGACCTGTACGGCATGCCGGAGAACGTGGTGTGGGTGCGCCCCGTGTACCTGAGCATGCAGGAGCACCGCCACGACTTCATGGCGGTCTCCTCTAAGGACCTCGGCATGAGCCCGGCCGAGAGGTCGGCGCTCGCGAACCGCCTGTTCGACGCGCTGTACGCGCTGTCCGAGCGGCGCGAGGTGGAGCCGCTGTGGCAGCTGATCGACGAGGGCTTCAACGAGCGCACCCGCGCGTACCCCCTGTGGGCCCTGCTGGGCTCGAAGGAGTTCATGGAGGCGCTCTCCGTGCGGATGCCCCAGCTCGACCTGTCCCTGGCCGACTCCTTCTGGACCCTGCGGAACTTCCTCTCGCTCGCCTTCGCCATCCTCGGTGAGACCATGCCGAAGGCGCGTGTCTACCACGCCCACACCACCGGCTACGCCTCGCTCCTGGGCGCCGCGGCGGCCCGGGACCACGACACGTCCTTCCTGCTGACCGAGCACAACCTGTACGTGCGTGACACCGTCAACACCCTGCTGGACCGCAACATGGCGCTGTCCATCACCTCCGAGGACTACCGGACGTTCGACGTCACGCCGGACCAGCGGGCGTGGATGGCGTGGTGGACCGAGATGGGCCACTTCTGCTACCCGAGCGCCACCCTCATCACCTACCTGTACCCGACGGCGATCACGGAGGCCGCGCGCCTCGGCACCGACATCGATAAGGCCGTGGTGGTGCCCAACGCCATGGTGATCGAGGAGTTCGACGACAAGTACCGCTCACGGCGGGCCGCCCAGGAGATGCTGGAACGGCACGGCGACAACCACACCTGGAGGCTGGTCTACATCGCCCGTGTGGTCCCCATCAAGGGGCTGCTCGATCTCCTCTCGAGCATCGACACCCTGCGCCGGCACGGCTTCCCGAACCTCCACCTCGACGTCCTCGGTCCCACCGAGCACGTGCCGGAGTACTACGAGGCGTGCCTCGCGAAGATCGAGAGCCTCGGACTGCACGACCACGTCACCGTCCACGGCACCGTCAACGTCCGGGACATGCTCGACCAGTTCGACCTCCTCGTGCTCCCGAGCTACAACGAGGGACAGCCCATCGTGGTGCTCGAGGCGATGGCGGCCGGCATCCCCACCGTGGGCACCGACGTCGGCGGCATGCGCCAGCTGATCGGTGACGAGCTCAACACGCGGGACGGCCGCACGGTGGGACCGTGCGGTGAGCTGGTCCTCGCGGGCGACGTGGACGCGATGGCGGACAGGATCCGTGCGGTCATCGGCGACCTGGACCTGTACAGGACCTACGCGGAGAACGCCCGGGTCCGCGTCCAGGAGTTCTTCCAGATGCACGAGATCATGTCCTCCTACAACGAGATCTACCGGACGGTCGGTGACATCACCGACCTCGGCGCCCTCACCACCACCGGGCTCGGCGATTTCGTGCGGACGGGTTCATGA
- a CDS encoding NAD(P)-dependent alcohol dehydrogenase: protein MRSIDGYASVHGGSGVAPWTFQRRDLRPDDIAVGIDYCGVCHSDLDALASAAQGPARLVPGHEFTGTVTGVGTTVTRFAVGQRVAVGNIVDSCGTCAACLADQQNYCHAFPTLTYGGVDRHDGLPTQGGFSEEYVVREDFAYTVPAQLDPAAVAPLMCAGVTVWEPLRRWQVGPGSTVGVVGIGGLGHLAVKLATALGARVTVFTTSPAKADAAYLLGADDVVLSTDDAAMAAQSDTQDLILDTASTPHDMTPYLRALSMDGTLCSLGITGRLEFDPMALLIGRKSLAAAGSGGTRATQELLDFCGEHGITADVEVLPMAAVDEALDRLRRNDVCYRFVLDLNA from the coding sequence ATGAGATCCATCGACGGCTACGCATCCGTGCACGGCGGCAGCGGCGTGGCGCCGTGGACCTTCCAGCGGCGGGACCTCCGCCCCGACGACATCGCGGTCGGTATCGACTACTGCGGCGTCTGCCACAGCGACCTCGACGCGCTCGCCTCGGCCGCGCAGGGACCGGCGCGCCTCGTGCCCGGCCACGAGTTCACCGGGACGGTCACCGGGGTCGGCACCACCGTCACGCGCTTCGCCGTCGGCCAGCGCGTCGCGGTCGGCAACATCGTCGACTCCTGCGGGACGTGCGCGGCATGCCTGGCCGACCAGCAGAACTACTGCCATGCCTTCCCCACCCTCACCTACGGCGGCGTGGACCGGCACGACGGCCTGCCCACGCAGGGCGGCTTCTCCGAGGAGTACGTGGTCCGGGAGGACTTCGCCTACACCGTCCCGGCGCAGCTGGACCCCGCCGCGGTGGCGCCCCTGATGTGCGCGGGGGTCACGGTCTGGGAGCCGCTGAGGCGCTGGCAGGTGGGCCCGGGCAGCACGGTCGGTGTCGTCGGGATCGGCGGGCTGGGGCACCTCGCGGTCAAGCTCGCCACGGCGCTCGGCGCGCGTGTCACGGTCTTCACCACGTCACCCGCGAAGGCGGACGCGGCCTACCTGCTGGGGGCCGACGACGTCGTGCTCTCCACCGACGACGCCGCCATGGCCGCGCAGTCCGATACGCAGGACCTGATCCTCGACACAGCGTCCACACCCCACGACATGACGCCCTACCTGCGGGCCCTGTCCATGGACGGCACGCTGTGCAGCCTCGGCATCACCGGACGCCTCGAGTTCGACCCCATGGCGCTGCTGATCGGACGCAAGAGCCTCGCCGCGGCAGGCAGCGGCGGCACCCGTGCCACGCAGGAGCTGCTGGACTTCTGCGGCGAGCACGGCATCACGGCCGACGTCGAGGTGCTGCCCATGGCCGCGGTCGACGAGGCACTCGACCGGCTGCGGCGCAACGACGTGTGCTACCGGTTCGTCCTCGACCTGAACGCGTAG
- a CDS encoding alcohol dehydrogenase catalytic domain-containing protein: protein MRAVCFDGFSARPVLRDVPAPVPPPGGVVVRVEATGLCRSDVHGWLGHDDGITLPHVPGHELVGTIAAVGGGVRRFSVGDRVTTPFVCACGRCPECRSGNGQVCRNQTQPGFTHWGSFADLVALHDADTNLIPVPASLDAGAAALLGCRFATSYRGLVHQARLEGGESLVVVGCGGVGLSAVMIGAALGARVVAVDIDDAALARAARFGAVRTVDSSGLSRAAVLAALAEAAPSGFDVSVDALGREETAAAGILSLRPRGRHVQIGLFPSDPVIPMGAVIGRELSILGSHGMPAQDYAGLLDLVAADRLRPQDLIERRITLGEVPDALVAMAGDRSAGVTVIDV from the coding sequence ATGCGCGCTGTCTGCTTCGACGGGTTCTCCGCCCGCCCTGTCCTCCGGGACGTCCCCGCCCCCGTCCCCCCGCCCGGCGGCGTCGTCGTCCGCGTCGAGGCGACGGGCCTCTGCCGCAGCGATGTGCACGGCTGGCTCGGACACGACGACGGCATCACCCTCCCGCACGTCCCCGGCCACGAACTGGTGGGCACCATCGCGGCGGTGGGCGGCGGCGTGCGGCGCTTCTCCGTCGGTGACCGCGTCACCACGCCGTTCGTCTGCGCGTGCGGCCGCTGTCCCGAGTGCCGGTCCGGCAACGGCCAGGTGTGCCGCAACCAGACCCAGCCGGGCTTCACGCACTGGGGCTCGTTCGCGGACCTCGTGGCGCTCCACGACGCCGACACCAACCTGATCCCCGTCCCCGCCTCCCTCGATGCCGGGGCCGCAGCACTGCTCGGGTGCCGCTTCGCGACGTCGTACCGCGGCCTGGTCCATCAGGCCCGCCTCGAGGGCGGGGAGTCCCTCGTGGTGGTCGGGTGCGGCGGGGTGGGACTGAGCGCCGTCATGATCGGCGCGGCGCTCGGCGCCCGCGTGGTGGCGGTGGACATCGACGACGCCGCCCTCGCACGCGCCGCCCGCTTCGGCGCCGTCCGCACCGTCGACTCGTCCGGCCTCTCCCGCGCCGCGGTGCTCGCCGCCCTGGCCGAGGCCGCCCCCTCGGGGTTCGACGTCTCGGTGGACGCCCTCGGCCGGGAGGAGACCGCCGCCGCGGGGATCCTCTCCCTACGGCCCCGCGGCCGGCACGTGCAGATCGGCCTGTTCCCGTCCGATCCCGTGATCCCGATGGGCGCGGTGATCGGCCGGGAACTCTCGATCCTCGGCAGCCACGGCATGCCTGCGCAGGACTACGCGGGACTGCTCGATCTCGTGGCCGCGGACCGGCTGCGTCCGCAGGACCTAATCGAGCGCAGGATCACCCTCGGCGAGGTCCCGGACGCCCTCGTCGCGATGGCGGGCGACCGCTCCGCCGGCGTGACCGTCATCGACGTCTGA
- a CDS encoding BCCT family transporter, with product MSNSTEPIHGSPPSEETPFEVPPREASAKAALDKPVLFVSLSIVILLMLAAVVFPTPFSEITSSVLNGLVANFGWAFVLTATGFVVFALFLAFSKYGRIPLGKDGEKPEYSRASWIAMMFSAGMGIGLMFYGVTEPISHYLAPPVEGIEPGSSEAARQAMNYTLFHWAIHPWAIYAVVGLALAYSAFRKGRGAGFSGAFTALFRGRPTPAGMRAIDVFAIFATLFGSATSLGLGVLQINGGLTEVFGMGSSLALQVTLIAILTVCFVISAVSGVSRGIKWLSNGNMVLALALLFFLFVVGPTVFILELIPASAGNYLIGLPQMSSRTGAFGGHEWLAAWTIFYWAWWVSWTPFVGSFLAKISRGRTIREFVIGVVAVPSVISIIWFGVWGGSALHLQNNEVDIAAANAESQESAMFALLAQYPLASVTSILVVVLVAIFFISGADASSIVLGSLSSFGAAVPRKWLTILWGTLTGGVAAVLLSVGSLEALQTLTIIAAAPFLLVMIGLCVALMMDLAKDPLITGARRTGSRIARRGAPPQG from the coding sequence ATGTCTAATTCCACCGAGCCCATCCACGGATCACCGCCCAGCGAGGAGACACCCTTCGAGGTCCCCCCGCGCGAGGCTTCCGCCAAGGCTGCGCTGGACAAGCCGGTTCTGTTCGTCTCGCTCTCAATCGTCATCCTGCTGATGCTCGCGGCCGTGGTCTTCCCCACCCCGTTCTCCGAGATCACCTCCTCCGTGCTCAACGGCCTCGTCGCGAACTTCGGCTGGGCGTTCGTGCTCACCGCCACCGGTTTCGTGGTGTTCGCCCTGTTCCTGGCGTTCAGCAAGTACGGGCGCATCCCCCTCGGCAAGGACGGGGAGAAGCCCGAGTACTCGCGGGCGTCCTGGATCGCCATGATGTTCAGCGCGGGCATGGGCATCGGGCTCATGTTCTACGGCGTCACCGAGCCCATCTCCCACTACCTCGCGCCGCCCGTCGAGGGCATCGAGCCCGGCAGCTCGGAGGCCGCGCGGCAGGCCATGAACTACACGCTCTTCCACTGGGCCATCCACCCCTGGGCCATCTACGCCGTCGTCGGCCTGGCCCTGGCCTACTCGGCGTTCCGCAAGGGCCGCGGCGCCGGCTTCAGCGGGGCTTTCACGGCCCTGTTCCGAGGCCGCCCCACGCCGGCAGGGATGCGCGCCATCGACGTGTTCGCGATCTTCGCGACCCTCTTCGGCTCGGCCACGTCCCTCGGCCTCGGCGTCCTGCAGATCAACGGCGGACTCACCGAGGTGTTCGGCATGGGCAGCAGCCTGGCCCTGCAGGTCACTTTGATCGCGATCCTGACCGTCTGCTTCGTCATCTCCGCCGTCAGCGGCGTGAGCCGGGGCATCAAGTGGCTCTCCAACGGCAACATGGTCCTGGCCCTGGCCCTGCTGTTCTTCCTATTCGTGGTCGGCCCCACGGTCTTCATCCTCGAACTCATCCCGGCGTCGGCCGGCAACTACCTCATCGGCCTCCCCCAGATGTCGTCCCGCACGGGCGCATTCGGCGGCCACGAGTGGCTGGCGGCGTGGACCATCTTCTACTGGGCCTGGTGGGTCTCGTGGACGCCCTTCGTCGGCTCGTTCCTCGCGAAGATCTCGCGCGGGCGCACCATCCGCGAGTTCGTGATCGGCGTCGTCGCCGTCCCCAGCGTCATCAGCATCATCTGGTTCGGCGTGTGGGGCGGCTCGGCCCTGCACCTGCAGAACAACGAAGTGGACATCGCCGCGGCCAACGCGGAGAGCCAGGAGTCGGCGATGTTCGCGCTCCTCGCCCAGTACCCGCTGGCCTCCGTGACCTCCATCCTCGTGGTCGTCCTCGTGGCGATCTTCTTCATCTCGGGTGCCGACGCCTCCTCGATCGTGCTCGGCTCGCTGTCCTCCTTCGGCGCGGCCGTCCCGCGCAAGTGGCTGACCATCCTGTGGGGCACCCTGACCGGTGGCGTGGCCGCCGTCCTGCTCAGTGTGGGAAGCCTGGAGGCCCTGCAGACGCTCACCATCATCGCCGCGGCCCCGTTCCTGCTCGTCATGATCGGCCTGTGCGTGGCACTCATGATGGACCTCGCGAAGGACCCGCTCATCACCGGCGCACGGCGCACCGGGTCGCGGATCGCACGCAGGGGCGCCCCGCCGCAGGGCTGA
- a CDS encoding MFS transporter gives MSVSLPPKPTAKASAPFPYVGLLSLAGAIFVSVTSEFLPTGLLPAMARDLDVGISTAGYLVTIFAGTVVVATTPLAAVTQRFSRKSLIVVVLLVIAAANILAAVAPTYGVLVAARILGGLAHGLFWAVVAAYSAHLVPAQQLGKAVAITAGGGTAAFVLGVPVGTAIGNALGWRAAFTIIGVVVAVLALVIVKFLPPVNHHVERAAGEAHVPLRRDPSFRGVLLLCTVILILLTGQNTFYTYIAPWLTDVSSFEPGSVALVLFLYGGAGIIGLVGAGYAADRFPRKAFAGVVLVVMAAVLTLALATTNAVVVLIAVIVWGAAFGGIPAMLQTRMLRTASFRTRDLSAALQTTAFNVGIGGGALLGGLLLDGIGLEALPFVMILLVAVGLGLSLTTDTATGRRERRRLRAG, from the coding sequence TTGTCTGTCTCCCTCCCGCCGAAGCCCACCGCGAAGGCCTCCGCGCCGTTCCCCTACGTCGGGCTGCTGTCGCTCGCGGGAGCGATCTTCGTCTCCGTGACCAGCGAGTTCCTGCCCACCGGCCTCCTGCCCGCGATGGCCCGCGACCTCGACGTCGGCATCTCCACGGCCGGCTACCTCGTGACCATCTTCGCGGGCACGGTGGTCGTCGCCACCACGCCGCTCGCCGCCGTCACGCAGCGGTTCTCACGCAAGTCCCTGATCGTCGTCGTGCTGCTGGTGATCGCGGCGGCGAACATCCTCGCGGCCGTGGCCCCCACGTACGGGGTCCTCGTCGCCGCCCGCATCCTCGGCGGACTGGCGCACGGCCTCTTCTGGGCCGTCGTCGCCGCCTACTCCGCGCACCTCGTGCCCGCCCAGCAGCTCGGCAAGGCCGTGGCCATCACGGCCGGCGGCGGGACGGCCGCCTTCGTGCTCGGCGTCCCCGTGGGTACGGCGATCGGCAACGCCCTCGGCTGGCGCGCCGCCTTCACCATCATCGGCGTGGTCGTGGCCGTCCTCGCCCTCGTGATCGTGAAGTTCCTGCCGCCGGTGAACCACCACGTGGAACGCGCGGCCGGCGAGGCCCACGTCCCGCTGCGCCGTGACCCGAGCTTCCGCGGCGTCCTCCTGCTGTGCACCGTCATCCTGATCCTGCTGACGGGCCAGAACACGTTCTACACGTACATCGCCCCCTGGCTGACGGACGTCTCCTCCTTCGAGCCGGGCTCCGTGGCCCTCGTCCTGTTCCTCTACGGCGGCGCGGGCATCATCGGGCTCGTCGGGGCCGGGTACGCCGCCGACCGTTTCCCCCGCAAGGCGTTCGCCGGCGTCGTCCTGGTGGTCATGGCCGCCGTCCTGACGCTCGCGCTCGCCACCACGAACGCCGTCGTGGTGCTCATCGCGGTGATCGTCTGGGGTGCGGCGTTCGGCGGTATCCCCGCCATGCTGCAGACCAGGATGCTGCGCACCGCGTCCTTCCGCACCCGCGACCTCTCGGCGGCCCTGCAGACCACGGCGTTCAACGTGGGCATCGGCGGCGGAGCGCTGCTCGGCGGCCTCCTGCTCGACGGGATCGGCCTCGAGGCGCTGCCCTTCGTCATGATCCTCCTCGTGGCCGTGGGTCTCGGGCTGAGCCTGACCACCGACACCGCCACGGGCCGCCGGGAGCGCCGGCGGCTCCGGGCCGGCTGA
- a CDS encoding acyl-CoA thioesterase, with product MQPSNTVTLRFLASPNDLGHSGSVDAGTVLEWVDKAAYAAAVGWAKTYCVTVYVGNIHFADPVRVGDLVEVEATIVHTGTSSMHIRTVVSSGSVSGDDGGKRTECLVIFVAVGPDGRPVPVPPFEPRTDAERLDSEHAVARIDVRKQIVEEMDRQAYTDAGTAERTVLRFLAAPTDVNWGGKVHGGTVMDWIDEAAYVCSTRYCGLDTVAVFSGGVRFLKPLHIGDVVEVEARLVYTGSKGMHVAVHVRSGSPRAREMDLTTTCLTVMVARDDEGSAVPVPPWVPRSEEDRRLHEHARNLALIRSRAPGSVLPTHLRAAADPA from the coding sequence ATGCAGCCCTCGAACACGGTCACCCTGCGCTTCCTCGCCTCCCCCAACGACCTCGGCCACAGCGGGTCGGTGGACGCCGGCACGGTCCTCGAGTGGGTGGACAAGGCCGCCTACGCGGCCGCCGTCGGCTGGGCGAAGACCTACTGCGTGACCGTCTACGTGGGGAACATCCACTTCGCGGACCCGGTGAGGGTCGGCGATCTCGTGGAGGTCGAGGCCACGATCGTGCACACCGGCACCTCGTCCATGCACATCCGGACCGTCGTCTCCTCCGGCTCGGTGTCGGGGGACGACGGCGGGAAGCGCACGGAGTGCCTCGTGATCTTCGTGGCGGTCGGCCCCGACGGCAGGCCCGTCCCCGTGCCTCCGTTCGAGCCGCGGACCGACGCCGAGCGTCTCGACAGCGAGCACGCCGTGGCGCGCATCGACGTCCGGAAGCAGATCGTGGAGGAGATGGACCGCCAGGCCTACACGGACGCCGGCACCGCCGAGCGCACGGTACTGCGGTTCCTCGCGGCTCCCACCGACGTGAACTGGGGCGGGAAGGTGCATGGCGGCACGGTGATGGACTGGATCGACGAGGCCGCGTACGTCTGCTCCACGCGCTACTGCGGGCTGGACACCGTGGCCGTGTTCTCCGGCGGCGTGCGGTTCCTGAAGCCGCTGCACATCGGGGACGTCGTCGAGGTGGAGGCGCGCCTCGTGTACACGGGCTCCAAGGGCATGCACGTGGCGGTCCACGTCCGCTCCGGCAGCCCCCGGGCGCGGGAGATGGACCTCACCACCACGTGCCTCACGGTCATGGTGGCGCGCGACGACGAGGGCTCCGCCGTCCCGGTGCCGCCGTGGGTGCCCCGCTCGGAGGAGGACCGGCGCCTGCACGAGCATGCCCGGAACCTGGCCCTCATCCGCAGCCGTGCGCCGGGCAGCGTGCTCCCGACCCACCTGCGGGCGGCGGCCGACCCCGCGTAG
- a CDS encoding AEC family transporter — translation MLGVLGGFVVVGAVILVGYVAGRLVIGGPQAGFALNQVAFFVTNPALLFTVLADAHLGSVFSEYLPIALISSLAIASLYVALSRLLFRRPAAETAIGAMASSYVNANNIGIPITVYALGDATLIAPVLLVQLLLLAPLYLTILDLTSSRKPSVRAVLTQPFRNPMIIASLLGVAVSATGFRPPPPVWDSLALIGGAAVPMVLLSFGMSLPGSRPLRAGPDRLQVLTATALKTALMPVAAYLTAHHLFGLDGERLLGAVVVSALPTAQNVFMFAGRYGRGIPLARDTVLLSSALAIPALVVVAALLA, via the coding sequence ATGCTGGGAGTGCTGGGCGGCTTCGTCGTCGTCGGCGCGGTGATCCTCGTGGGCTACGTCGCCGGGCGCCTCGTGATCGGCGGACCCCAGGCCGGCTTCGCACTGAACCAGGTGGCGTTCTTCGTGACCAACCCCGCGCTGCTCTTCACCGTGCTGGCCGACGCCCACCTCGGGTCCGTCTTCTCCGAGTACCTGCCGATCGCGCTCATCTCATCGCTGGCCATCGCGTCCCTCTACGTGGCGCTGAGCCGGCTGCTGTTCCGCCGGCCCGCGGCGGAGACCGCGATCGGCGCGATGGCGAGCTCGTACGTGAACGCCAACAACATCGGCATCCCGATCACGGTCTACGCCCTCGGCGACGCCACCCTGATCGCCCCCGTCCTGCTCGTCCAGCTGCTCCTGCTGGCCCCGCTCTACCTGACGATCCTCGACCTCACCTCCAGCCGGAAACCCTCCGTCCGCGCGGTGCTGACCCAGCCGTTCCGGAACCCGATGATCATCGCGTCGCTGCTGGGCGTCGCCGTGTCCGCCACGGGATTCCGGCCACCGCCGCCGGTCTGGGACTCGCTCGCCCTGATCGGCGGCGCCGCCGTCCCGATGGTGCTCCTCTCCTTCGGCATGTCCCTCCCCGGGAGCCGCCCCCTCAGGGCCGGGCCGGACCGCCTGCAGGTCCTCACCGCGACGGCCCTCAAGACCGCACTTATGCCCGTCGCTGCATATCTGACCGCCCATCACCTCTTCGGGCTGGACGGCGAGCGCCTGCTGGGCGCCGTCGTCGTGTCCGCCCTGCCCACGGCGCAGAACGTCTTCATGTTCGCCGGCCGCTACGGGCGGGGCATCCCGCTGGCACGCGACACCGTCCTGCTGTCCTCGGCGCTGGCCATCCCGGCGCTCGTCGTCGTCGCTGCCCTCCTCGCCTGA